DNA from Ovis aries strain OAR_USU_Benz2616 breed Rambouillet chromosome 15, ARS-UI_Ramb_v3.0, whole genome shotgun sequence:
TTTTTTGCCAAGCTCCTCTAGTTGGATCCACATATGCGAAATGCTTTCTATGAGATTCCACTGGGCTGGTCTTTAAGTAACTACACTATTCTCCAAAACTGTGGGCTATATTCATTCAACCAGGCATGCCTTACCTTTGATTTCTAGGAATTTCAGGACAAGACTTGTGTGGCCCTCACAGATACATCGCCCTTTCTTCACAGTTCCAGGTACACTTCTGTGGCATGATCGGCCAAACTGAGTAAACCCTGTTTACATTTTGGATATTTGGGAAGAGATTAACAACTCACTCTAACAgtcccaacatttttttttttttttggcttcactgtgGGGCATGCCttgtcttagctccctgactagggatggaacctgcacccctgcagtggaagcacagagtcttaaccactggatcaccagggaagtcccaaagtcagatatcttttcttttttgggccATGTcgagcagcttgtgggatcttagttccttgatcagcaattgaacccgggcccttgggagaaagcagagtcctaactactggacaaCCAGGATATTCCctatttttaataagaattcaGTGTATTGTGACTACTATTATTTTTACAGTGTGATTTTGAGTGATATAATGTCTTCTTATAATAGATAAAGAGGAAGGCATCATGATAAAGGCTTCCTTCATGGGCTTTCTCCTAGGACCGGAGGAGAATACCCAGGAAGGCATCCTCTTGCGTCATTGGGAAGGGGCAGGAGATGAACTACCATGGAGACTCCAGAGGTGGTGTTTACATCAAAGAATTCTCCATGGTCTGATCCTTAGCTTTGAGTCTCCACAACTTGGTTTTGTGAGTATCTCAGTAAGATGCAAGGATATTTATATGAGCCACACTACTAAGAACTGATCTAAAACCAGAATTTGTTAATTAATTTCTTTGATAATCAAACTTTGATTGACACTGGGCCTGAGCCAGGCCATATCCTAGACTCTGGGTGTAATGAACAAAATAGACTTGGTCTCTGCACTTAGGAAGTTTACGGTCTAGTAAGAGAAACACATAAATAGGCCATTCCAACCCAGTGAGGTGAGTGTGCTAGTTACGGGAACAACTAGAAGAGGCCCAATTCTAGAGGAAGTGACAGAGGGAGATGACATGGAGAAAAAGCCTATTCCTGATTTCCTTACCTCAGTGAGGGTTGTCACTAAGCATCTAGCCGTGACGTCATTTTCAATTCTCCCCTCAACCTCAGTCCATCACCAAGGTACATTAGATCCACAGCAAGTTTCTTTGGTTCATCCATTTCTTTCCATCTTCCCTGGTCCCTCTGTACAGAGTCCCCCCAGAACTCTGTTAAGGCCACGATAATAGGATCAGAGCATCTCAGCATCAGAGGTGTTTCAGTTGGCTTCTAGGACCAGACAACCAGTGAGCGAAGCTGTCAGGAACCGTGGCACATTGGAAAACCCTTTCCCATATAACGGGAAAGGAGAGTGCTGGTATGAGGAAATGTGGGGCCACAATTTTGCtagatatttctatatttttaagaaaaatgtaaaacagttttataaagaaattttctaattttttaaatagaaacaaacttcagattgaaaataaaagtgttcGTCACAAggaaactttttctcttttttcaatttatttttgtatctatataagatgatggatgttaactgaatctcttgtggtaatcatttcatgatatgtGAATCAAGCCATTATgttgtatgccttaaacttatacattgatgtatgtcaattatttctcagtaaaactggaaaaaaaaaaaaaaaaaaactgttgggaAAATTTAAGGCGTGAAGTGTCCTGATGCCTGAAAGTAACTTTGAAATGTATCAAAAGATGCACTGTTGGGTGGATAGAGGCAAGGATAAATATCTGATAaagcaaatacagaaaaaaatgttaattgcaGCACCTAAGGGATGCATATATAGGTGTACACTGTATAGTTCTTccaacttttctgtatgtttgaaattttttgtaataaaatctgcgaggggagattttttttaattgaaaaagaatTGCGAGCCATTATCGTAACTTCTGTTACAAGCTGTAACATACTTTATGAACGTGAGGTAGAGGTAATGAATTAATAATATAAAGTCCTAAAACAGTCCTTagaatatttaatacatattatatatatattatcagttTGCAACAGAGGAAGTGGACACAAATTGGAAGAGATAGGTGCCTCAGTGAATTTCTCTGAGGGCTTTCAGCCCAAAagtgcttttactttttttcattaaagaatAAAGTTAGCAGATAAGTGTGTGTTTATACTTGGTTTTAAACTGATGAGAACTGGGCTCTAATTAAACTGATGAGAACTGGACTCTAAACTTCCCTGAATTTTTAAAGCTCTGATTGAGATattggctcctctgtctatgggattctccaggcaagaaaactggagtgggttgccatgccctcctccagtggatcttcctgacctggagatcGACCCCTCATCCCTATGATCGACCCCTCACCACTCTCTCTCCTccatttgcaggcgggttctttaccgctagtgccacctggaaagcccaggtttctggatattgttgttgttcagtcgctcagttgtgtccaactctttgcgaccccatgggctgcagcacgccgggtttccctgtccatcgccatctcccggagcttgctcaaactcatgtccattgagtcggtgatgccatccaactgtctcatcctttgtgtcctgcccttctcctcctgactttagTCTTTCTGAAggcagtatcagggtcttttccaatgagtcagctctttgcatcagatggccaaagtattggagcttcagcttcagcatcagtccttccaatgaatactgaggattgatttcctttcttccccaacacctcacagttcaaaagcatcaaccctTGGACCGcgcttttctctttccttttaccaAAGTGAAAACTACACTTCCCATGAGCGCTCACAGGCGTCGACGTCGCGCAGTTCTTTGTCGTCGCACAGCGCCCTTTATACGCACTTCCGCCCGCTTGCCACTTCCTTTCCTTTCGGCGGCTCGCGTCGGCAAGATGGCCGTGCAAATTTCCAAAAAGAGGAAGGTGAGATCCCGGGGCCCGGTTGCAGGGAAGTGGCGTTTCGCGGGTCAGGAGCCTTTCTGGGTGCTATTGCGAGACTTATAGCTCTTCGCTATGCCCGGGGCAGCGGCCGGACTGTGTCGCTTTCCCGTGGGCTGCGGATGGCGGTGGATTGAGCGCAGGCCCGTGGCTGCTGAGAACGGTATGGCTGGGATAGGAGAGAAGGATTTCTGCCGGTTCCGGGCGGAGAGCAGAGATGAGCACTGAGGGCTCCTCCTGCCGTGGAGGAGCGCTTGTGAGCCTTTCTTAGTCAGTAGTTAGTAAAGTTACTAAATGTGATGTTTTGAATGCATGAGCCTTTCCCTCATCGAATGGTAGCTTTGAGAAAGGGAGGTAGCAGTGTTCGCTTGCCTTCTTCCTAGGCTTGTCTGGGTGCAGGCTTCTGACCCCAAGGACCTCAGTTTGGAAGGTTACTGACAATTTCTTGTTCTATCTTGGGGTCAAGGAAACGTTCTGGGGAAATAGAGGGAAGGGACCTGGGGGAAACGGTTTGATTATTTAAAACCCTTCAATGAAGAGGAGATGACGAGTCTGACTGGAGGTGTTCTCTTTGTCCAGGTGACCCCTACCCTGTGCCGCGTTCTGTGGCACAGTTTTAAGGGCCTGGGTCAAAGTTAACTTCCAAAAGATGACTTAGAGGCATTTGTCTGAGAAGGGTTGCTATGTTTTCTCTGGAACAAGGCAAAATAATTAATGATGGGTCGTTGGTTGGAGGTGTTGAATCTTGATTAGGGTTGCATTGACTGGGCTAGAAACCTGAGCCCATGTCCAGAtcctcattttcattttgcttttggtTAGTTTGTCGCTGATGGCATCTTCAAAGCTGAACTGAACGAGTTTCTCACTCGGGAGCTGGCCGAAGATGGGTACTCTGGAGTTGAGGTCCGAGTTACACCAACCAGGACAGAGATCATCATCTTGGCCACCAggtgaaaaattcatttttctggcCATCACCTGTAATTGTTGTCTGCACTAAGGTGATTTCTTCTGTAAACGTAGCAGAACAACAGTTGAGTCATCGTGAATGAGTTTTTaagctgcatttaaaaaaaagataatctcttAGTTCTTGTCATCCAAAATTTATGCTTTCTTGTGTCAGATGAATTAGATTTTTACTACCACACGTGTGCAAGGTTTAAAATTACATCTGTAATGTTATGAGAGCTGTGAATTGTCACTCTTCATTTTCCCCAGGACACAGAATGTACTTGGTGAGAAGGGCCGGCGGATCCGGGAATTGACTGCTGTGGTTCAGAAGAGATTCGGCTTCCCTGAAGGCAGTGTAGAGGTGAGTGATCCTGGCTTGTGCCAGAGGCTACTCTGGAGCTAGAAATGGCTCTTCAGgatggtgctgtgctgtgctttgtcgctcagtcgtgtccaactctttgtgacccccatggccccaaggcttctctgtccatggggagtcttccaggcaagaattctggagctggttgccatgccctcctccaggggatcttcccaaccaagcgattgaacccaggtctccccacattgcaggcggattctttaccatctgagccaccagggaagccctctttaggATGGTACTTCTGAAAACTCATATTATCACCCTGAAAGCTTACTTGTGATCAGTGAGTATTACAAATGGATTGGTATTTTGTTGAAGGTCTTTTAATAAGCAGTTGGCAGCAGTTTATACCTATCTTGGAATTAGTAATGATACATAGGAGAGGTTGGCTGCCCATTGATCTCCATGATTTGGCTGTGgaaagaggtgggggtgggagaaaaatgaggaatggttcagttcagtctgcgTCCCTGAGTGTTTGTTAGATGTGGGCATTAGAAGTGCTTTAATACTTGGGTAGTAcagtgaagggcttcccaggtggcttactggtaaggaatctgcgtgccaatgtaggagacgcgggttcagtccctgagtcaggaagatctggaggagggcatggtaaccttcaccagtattcttgcctggagaagaagaggaccctggtgggctgtagccaATGGGGTTGCACACTCATCCACTAAATGAGAACAAATAGAGTGATACATAGAGGGGTGTCTGCTTGAATCATGAATGTGCTGATTTTTAGTTGAAAACGGTGGTGATGAGTGTAACAAGTTTAAGAATGTGCCTTGTTTTCTTTAAAGCTTTATGCTGAAAAGGTAGCCACAAGAGGACTGTGTGCCATTGCCCAGGCAGAGTCTCTGCGTTACAAGCTCCTAGGAGGCCTTGCTGTGCGGAGGTAAGAGTCCTTATGAATTGTGTCCTTTCGTGAATCAGTATATCAGCTATTTTGTTAATTTAGTAAGTGGACTCTGGACAGGCTCAGCTAGTCTCTGAGGGCTTTAACAATAAGACATTGTCAATCCATGTTGCAGCCTAGTTAGAAAGACTAGTAAAGACAAGTGTTTAAAAAAGCGAGTGGTGTTAGTAGAGCACGGTGGGAGTATGAAtgtaggatgggggtggggaatggtTTGGGTTCATGTTGAAGTCATTCACATACATTGTGTGGTGGTAACTCTGGGGATTCAAGAGAGAAGACTCATTGCTGAGAAGAGAGCTTAAAATCTAGTCAGGTATGCCCAGTAGGTATTTATAGATAGTGATGTGAGGAACAGAGGACATGAGGTGGTTAGATTGGCCCCGGAGCTGGGCTTGCTGATAAGATTTCAGCTGGCAGTTCCTTGAGTAATTTCACTACTTGGAGTAAATAAAATGCCTTGCTTGGGTGTTGGGAATTCATTAATCCTTAATGCAGAACCTTGGGAGGTTTTTCAACAGAGGAGGGATGTGAAAGCTGTGCTGTAGACAGGTTCCCATGGGAGGAATGCTGTAGGCAAGGATGTGCAGAAGACTGCATACCCGGTTTGACTGCCATCTCCACCACGTACAATGGTGATAAGTTTGGTGCCTGGGCCAGCATCAGTGTTGCCAGTAAGAATTGATGAGAAATAAACATTGTCCGTTTCCAACCCAGACTCACTGAATTGGGGAGTGAGGGTTGGGGAGACAGCCCAGCAAGCTGTCTTCATAAGACCTCCAGGTGAATTTTGCACACAGTGAAGTTTGAGTGGTTCATTTTGACCTTGAGACGATTCTGTAGTGTTCAGCCAAGTTTGGAAAGCGCTTGATTAGAAGGAACTTGATGTCAAGCTCTGGTCACACTTACTCACATTAAAGGAACATTGAAAGTGTTCAAGTGCAGACTGAGTTCTGTTTTGAAGGAGGGTGGGGTTGGGTGGGCATGTCTGGTGATGTCACATGGCGCTCTGTCTCTTGTGCTCCCAAAGGGCCTGCtatggtgtgctgcggttcatcaTGGAGAGTGGGGCCAAAGGCTGCGAGGTCGTAGTGTCTGGGAAACTTCGAGGACAGAGGGCTAAATCCATGAAGTTTGTGGATGGCCTCATGATCCACAGTGGGGACCCTGTTAACTACTATGTTGACACCGCCGTGCGCCATGTGCTGCTCAGACAGGGTGAGTAGCCAGGAGTGCTTGGTGCAGTGGGCCTGAATGGGTAGACGTGGTTTTACATATGCTCTCCAGTGTTTGGGGAATCTGGAATGTAGTGGAACATGTTTGTTCTCTTTGGGCTCATTGTTTGCTTCATTGAAGAGAGTTGGTTTGTCCTTGTCTCAGCCACTGGTGTACCCTTCCATGATGATATGATGACGAGTCAGAAAAGGCACGTTCTGCTCTCGGTCCTTGTCGGTGCCACGTTCTGTGGCACTGTGCATGGGTTCCTTTTGCAAAGTGTCCTGTTCATTGATTGATTAGAGGCATTTGTCTGAGAAGGGGCCAGACACAGGATGCTTGAGTAACctgttcttctcttccttctgctctGTTGTGTAGTGGGGGGCAGTGGAACTATAGGTAGGTCTTAACTGTGGCATCTTCTAGGTGTGCTGGGCATCAAGGTAAAGATCATGCTGCCTTGGGACCC
Protein-coding regions in this window:
- the RPS3 gene encoding small ribosomal subunit protein uS3, yielding MAVQISKKRKFVADGIFKAELNEFLTRELAEDGYSGVEVRVTPTRTEIIILATRTQNVLGEKGRRIRELTAVVQKRFGFPEGSVELYAEKVATRGLCAIAQAESLRYKLLGGLAVRRACYGVLRFIMESGAKGCEVVVSGKLRGQRAKSMKFVDGLMIHSGDPVNYYVDTAVRHVLLRQGVLGIKVKIMLPWDPTGKIGPKKPLPDHVSIVEPKDEILPTTPISEQKGGKPEPPAMPQPVPTA